The following proteins are co-located in the Micromonospora viridifaciens genome:
- a CDS encoding TetR/AcrR family transcriptional regulator gives MLDACAELVDEVGYEGLTTTLLAERAAVAIGSVYQFFPDKRAIVQALTLRTMESYLQRLDERFASDDLTHWWDGVDAAIDEYITMHRTVPGFRTLHFGDVVDLHLLDEQRDNNGVIADQLARVLTERFGLADVPDLRFALEIAVEAADALIKLAFRRRPEGDEQVLAEAKALIQEYLQRQVDARSEAAQPG, from the coding sequence ATGCTGGATGCGTGCGCCGAGCTCGTCGACGAGGTGGGGTACGAGGGTTTGACCACTACTCTGCTCGCCGAGCGTGCCGCGGTGGCGATCGGATCGGTCTACCAGTTCTTTCCGGACAAGCGGGCGATCGTGCAGGCGCTGACCCTGCGCACGATGGAGTCCTACCTCCAGCGGCTCGACGAGCGGTTCGCCTCCGACGACCTGACCCACTGGTGGGACGGCGTCGACGCGGCGATCGACGAGTACATCACGATGCACCGCACCGTCCCGGGGTTCCGTACCCTCCACTTCGGCGACGTGGTCGACCTGCACCTGCTCGACGAGCAGCGGGACAACAACGGCGTGATCGCCGATCAGCTCGCCCGGGTGCTCACCGAGCGCTTCGGGCTGGCCGACGTACCCGACCTCCGGTTCGCTCTGGAAATCGCGGTGGAGGCGGCCGACGCCCTGATCAAGCTGGCGTTCCGTCGCCGGCCCGAGGGCGACGAGCAGGTGCTGGCCGAGGCGAAGGCGCTCATCCAGGAGTACCTGCAGCGGCAGGTCGACGCCCGGTCCGAGGCGGCCCAGCCGGGCTGA
- a CDS encoding amino acid deaminase/aldolase encodes MATDRDKLRDRLDRATAHLDPPYAVVDLAAFDANADALVSRAAGKPLRVASKSVRARDLLSRVLARPGWRGVMAFTLPEAIWLARTGISDNVLVAYPTADRGALAELAADPALAAAVTLMVDDPGQLDLVDAVCPPGRRPPLRVCLDLDASWRPLGGRVHLGVRRSPVHSAGAAGTFAAAVAGRPGFRLVGLMSYEAQIAGLGDAPPGQAVRGAAIRVAQRGSYRELLDRRAAAVAAVREHADLEFVNGGGTGSVAATSADPAVTEVTAGSGLYGPTLFDAYRAWRPTPAAFFACAVVRRPAPGLATVLGGGWIASGAAGASRLPRPWLPAGLRLLGAEGAGEVQTPVTGAVATTLRVGDRVWFRHAKAGELCERVNELHLVDGDEVVATVPTYRGEGRAFL; translated from the coding sequence GTGGCCACTGACCGTGACAAACTTCGCGATCGTCTCGACCGGGCGACCGCGCACCTGGACCCGCCGTACGCCGTGGTCGATCTCGCCGCTTTCGATGCCAACGCGGACGCGCTGGTCAGCCGGGCCGCTGGCAAGCCGCTCCGGGTGGCCAGCAAGTCCGTCCGGGCGCGGGACCTGCTCAGCCGGGTGCTGGCCCGCCCCGGCTGGCGGGGCGTGATGGCGTTCACCCTGCCCGAGGCGATCTGGCTGGCGCGCACCGGCATCAGCGACAACGTGCTGGTGGCGTACCCAACGGCCGACCGGGGCGCGCTCGCCGAGCTCGCCGCCGACCCGGCGCTCGCCGCGGCGGTCACGCTGATGGTCGACGACCCCGGTCAGCTCGACCTGGTCGACGCGGTGTGCCCGCCCGGCCGGCGGCCGCCGCTGCGGGTCTGCCTCGACCTGGACGCCTCCTGGCGGCCGCTTGGCGGGCGGGTGCACCTGGGCGTCCGCCGATCCCCGGTGCACAGTGCCGGGGCGGCCGGCACGTTCGCCGCCGCCGTCGCCGGCCGGCCGGGCTTCCGGCTGGTCGGCCTGATGTCGTACGAGGCGCAGATCGCCGGGCTCGGCGACGCGCCGCCGGGGCAGGCGGTACGCGGCGCGGCGATCCGGGTCGCCCAGCGCGGGTCGTACCGGGAACTGCTGGACCGGCGGGCGGCGGCCGTCGCCGCGGTACGCGAGCACGCCGACCTGGAGTTCGTCAACGGCGGCGGCACCGGCAGCGTGGCCGCCACCAGCGCCGACCCCGCGGTCACCGAGGTCACCGCCGGCTCGGGGCTGTACGGGCCGACGCTCTTCGACGCGTACCGTGCCTGGCGCCCCACCCCGGCGGCGTTCTTCGCCTGCGCGGTGGTCCGCCGGCCGGCGCCCGGGCTGGCCACCGTGCTCGGCGGTGGCTGGATCGCCTCGGGCGCGGCCGGCGCGAGTCGGCTACCCCGCCCGTGGCTGCCGGCGGGGCTCAGGCTGCTCGGGGCGGAGGGCGCCGGTGAGGTGCAGACGCCGGTCACGGGCGCGGTCGCGACGACCCTGCGGGTGGGCGACCGGGTCTGGTTCCGCCACGCCAAGGCCGGCGAGCTGTGCGAACGGGTCAACGAGCTGCACCTGGTCGACGGCGACGAGGTGGTTGCCACCGTGCCCACCTACCGGGGCGAAGGCCGGGCGTTCCTCTAG
- a CDS encoding D-arabinono-1,4-lactone oxidase — protein sequence MAGTPAAWSNWAGNQRSIAARVARPRTVDEVVEAVQAAADAGRTIRAVGSGHSFAGAALTDGYRLDLADLATGVTVDTARRLVTVPAGMTLHALNDLLAAHGLALPNLGDIDAQTVAGALSTGTHGTGGKLGCLSTFVTGLTLVTGTGEVLHCSADAHRDVFAAARVGLGAVGVLVEVTLRCVDAFVLRAHERPAPLDSVLADLPGLVEQHDHVEFYWFPYTARVQVKTNDRVPDDDRPLPRWRGWLDDDFLANTAFGGACWLGRAVPALAPGISAVSARALTERTYTGRSDRVFCTPRRVRFVEMEYALPRAAMPEALAALRRIVDRLPFKVLFPVEVRFTAADDIWLSHGYGRDSAYLAIHQYVGMPFEPYFRAFEEVATELGGRPHWGKLHYRDAASLRPAYPRFADFLAVRDRLDPNRLFSNPYLTHTLGP from the coding sequence ATGGCCGGTACGCCAGCCGCCTGGTCCAACTGGGCGGGCAACCAGCGCAGCATCGCCGCCCGCGTGGCGCGCCCCAGGACCGTCGACGAGGTCGTCGAGGCGGTCCAGGCCGCCGCCGATGCCGGCCGGACCATCCGGGCCGTCGGCAGCGGGCACTCGTTCGCCGGGGCGGCGCTGACCGACGGGTACCGGCTCGACCTGGCCGACCTGGCCACCGGGGTCACCGTCGACACCGCCCGCCGGCTGGTCACCGTACCGGCCGGGATGACCCTGCACGCCCTCAACGACCTGCTCGCCGCCCACGGCCTGGCCCTGCCCAACCTCGGCGACATCGACGCGCAGACCGTCGCCGGCGCGCTCTCCACCGGCACCCACGGCACCGGCGGGAAGCTCGGCTGCCTCTCGACCTTCGTCACCGGGCTGACCCTGGTCACCGGCACCGGCGAGGTTTTGCACTGCTCCGCCGACGCGCACCGGGACGTCTTCGCCGCCGCCCGGGTCGGGCTCGGCGCGGTCGGGGTGCTGGTCGAGGTCACCCTGCGCTGCGTCGACGCCTTCGTGCTCCGCGCCCACGAGCGGCCAGCACCGCTGGACTCGGTGCTGGCCGACCTACCCGGCCTGGTGGAGCAGCACGACCACGTCGAGTTCTACTGGTTCCCGTACACCGCCCGGGTGCAGGTCAAGACCAACGACCGGGTGCCCGACGACGACCGGCCGCTGCCCCGCTGGCGCGGCTGGCTGGACGACGACTTCCTGGCCAACACCGCCTTCGGCGGGGCCTGCTGGCTGGGCCGCGCCGTGCCGGCGCTGGCCCCGGGAATCAGCGCGGTCTCCGCCCGGGCGCTCACCGAACGCACCTACACCGGCCGCTCCGACCGGGTCTTCTGCACCCCGCGCCGGGTCCGCTTTGTGGAGATGGAGTACGCCCTGCCCCGCGCCGCGATGCCGGAGGCGCTGGCCGCACTGCGCCGCATCGTCGACCGGCTGCCGTTCAAGGTGCTCTTCCCGGTCGAGGTACGGTTCACCGCCGCCGACGACATCTGGCTCTCCCACGGGTACGGGCGGGACTCGGCGTACCTCGCCATCCACCAGTACGTCGGCATGCCCTTCGAGCCGTACTTCCGCGCGTTCGAGGAGGTGGCGACGGAGCTGGGCGGCCGCCCGCACTGGGGCAAGCTGCACTACCGGGACGCCGCGTCGCTCCGGCCGGCGTACCCACGGTTCGCCGACTTCCTGGCCGTCCGCGACCGCCTCGACCCCAACCGCCTCTTCTCCAACCCCTACCTAACCCACACCCTCGGCCCCTGA
- the topA gene encoding type I DNA topoisomerase: MPSNAGTTRLVIVESPAKAKTISGYLGPGYVVEASFGHVRDLPRNAADVPAKYKGEPWARLGVDVDNGFHALYVVSSDRKQQISKLTKLAKEVDEIFLATDEDREGEAIAWHLVETLKPKVPVRRMVFHEITKPAIQAAVANPREIDRDLVDAQEARRILDRLYGYEVSPVLWKKVMPKLSAGRVQSVATRIVVERERQRMAFRTAEYWDILASLAVANAGDGPRAFNATLIALNGDRIATGKDFEPTTGRVKAGAGVVHLDEGGARGLAARLEGRPFTVTRVEEKPYRRRPYAPFITSTLQQEAARKLRFSSQQTMRTAQRLYENGYITYMRTDSVNLSETAIAAARRQIVELYGERSVPPEPRRYTGKVKNAQEAHEAIRPAGDNFRTPGDVAKELSAEEFKLYELIWRRTIASQMTDAVGSSVSVRIRAVSSAQEEADFGATGKTITDPGFLRAYVESSDDENAEAEDAERRLPTLVKDQPLAAEELTAQGHHTQPPARYTEASLVKALEELGIGRPSTYASIMQTIQDRGYVFKRGQAMIPSFLAFAVIGLMERHYPRLIDYDFTASMENELDEIAGGEHAAVDFLTSFYFGSANGTGDQAIAHAGGLKKLVTENLSEIDARSVNSIPLFTDDEGREVVVRVGRYGPYLQRALPGEQPAPTGEGEEGGAPGDRAPIPEGLAPDELTPEKVHELFLGGGGERKLGDDPATGEPIVLKSGRFGPYVASGERKSSLLRSQSPDTLTFEDALKLLSLPRLVGVAPDGAEVFANNGRYGPYVKRGDEFRSLDSEEKMFTVTLDEALALLAAPKTRQRRAAAPPLREMGADPLTEKPLVIKDGRFGPYVTDGETNASLRRGQTPEALTLEEASEMLAEKRAKGPAPKKKAAAKKATPAKKTAAKKATTAKKAAPAKKTTPKKASTPTD, translated from the coding sequence GTGCCGAGCAACGCCGGAACCACCCGTCTGGTCATCGTCGAGTCACCGGCGAAGGCCAAGACGATCTCGGGCTACCTGGGCCCGGGGTACGTCGTGGAGGCCAGCTTCGGCCACGTCCGGGACCTGCCCCGCAACGCCGCCGACGTGCCGGCCAAGTACAAGGGCGAGCCGTGGGCGCGGCTCGGTGTGGACGTCGACAACGGCTTCCACGCCCTCTACGTGGTCTCGTCGGACCGGAAGCAGCAGATCAGCAAGCTGACCAAGCTGGCCAAGGAGGTCGACGAGATCTTCCTGGCCACGGACGAGGACCGCGAGGGCGAGGCGATCGCCTGGCACCTGGTGGAGACGCTCAAGCCCAAGGTGCCGGTCCGGCGGATGGTCTTCCACGAGATCACCAAGCCGGCCATCCAGGCCGCGGTGGCCAACCCGCGGGAGATCGACCGGGACCTGGTCGACGCCCAGGAGGCCCGGCGCATCCTGGACCGGCTGTACGGCTACGAGGTCTCGCCGGTGCTGTGGAAGAAGGTCATGCCGAAGCTCTCGGCGGGCCGGGTGCAGTCCGTGGCGACCCGGATCGTGGTCGAGCGGGAGCGGCAGCGGATGGCCTTCCGCACCGCCGAGTACTGGGACATCCTGGCCAGCCTCGCGGTGGCGAATGCCGGTGACGGGCCGCGCGCCTTCAACGCCACGCTGATCGCGCTGAACGGCGACCGGATCGCCACCGGCAAGGACTTCGAGCCGACCACCGGCCGGGTGAAGGCCGGCGCGGGCGTGGTGCACCTCGACGAGGGCGGGGCCCGGGGGCTGGCCGCCCGCCTGGAGGGCCGCCCGTTCACGGTCACCCGGGTCGAGGAGAAGCCCTACCGCCGCCGCCCGTACGCGCCGTTCATCACCTCCACCCTCCAGCAGGAGGCGGCCCGCAAGCTGCGGTTCTCGTCCCAGCAGACGATGCGCACCGCGCAGCGGCTCTACGAGAACGGCTACATCACCTACATGCGTACCGACTCGGTGAACCTGTCGGAGACCGCCATCGCGGCGGCCCGCCGGCAGATCGTCGAGCTGTACGGCGAGCGCAGCGTGCCGCCGGAGCCGCGCCGCTACACCGGCAAGGTGAAGAACGCGCAGGAGGCGCACGAGGCGATCCGTCCGGCGGGGGACAACTTCCGCACCCCGGGCGACGTGGCCAAGGAGCTCTCCGCCGAGGAGTTCAAGCTCTACGAGCTGATCTGGCGGCGCACCATCGCCTCGCAGATGACCGACGCGGTCGGCTCCAGCGTCTCGGTGCGGATTCGCGCGGTCTCCTCGGCACAGGAGGAGGCCGACTTCGGGGCGACCGGCAAGACCATCACCGACCCGGGCTTCCTGCGCGCGTACGTCGAGTCGAGCGACGACGAGAACGCCGAGGCCGAGGACGCCGAGCGGCGGCTGCCGACCCTGGTCAAGGACCAGCCGTTGGCCGCCGAGGAGCTGACCGCGCAGGGCCACCACACCCAGCCGCCCGCCCGCTACACGGAGGCGTCGCTGGTCAAGGCCCTCGAGGAGCTGGGCATCGGCCGCCCGTCGACGTACGCGTCGATCATGCAGACCATCCAGGACCGCGGCTACGTCTTCAAGCGCGGCCAGGCGATGATCCCGTCGTTCCTGGCGTTCGCCGTGATCGGGCTGATGGAGCGGCACTACCCGCGCCTGATCGACTACGACTTCACCGCCAGCATGGAGAACGAGCTGGACGAGATCGCCGGCGGTGAGCACGCGGCGGTGGACTTCCTCACCTCGTTCTACTTCGGCAGCGCCAACGGCACCGGCGACCAGGCCATCGCGCACGCCGGGGGCCTCAAGAAGCTGGTGACGGAGAACCTCAGCGAGATCGACGCCCGCAGCGTCAACTCGATCCCGCTCTTCACCGACGACGAGGGGCGCGAGGTCGTGGTCCGGGTCGGCCGGTACGGGCCGTACCTCCAGCGGGCCCTGCCGGGCGAGCAGCCCGCACCCACCGGTGAGGGCGAGGAGGGCGGTGCCCCCGGCGACCGGGCACCGATCCCGGAGGGGCTGGCACCGGACGAGCTGACTCCGGAGAAGGTGCACGAGCTGTTCCTGGGCGGCGGGGGCGAGCGCAAGCTCGGCGACGACCCGGCCACCGGCGAGCCGATCGTGCTCAAGTCCGGCCGGTTCGGCCCGTACGTGGCCAGTGGCGAGCGGAAGTCCTCGCTGCTGCGCTCGCAGTCGCCGGACACGCTGACCTTCGAGGACGCGCTGAAGCTGCTCAGCCTGCCCCGCCTCGTCGGGGTGGCCCCGGACGGGGCCGAGGTGTTCGCCAACAACGGCCGCTACGGCCCGTACGTCAAGCGCGGTGACGAGTTCCGCTCGCTGGACTCGGAAGAGAAGATGTTCACCGTCACGCTGGACGAGGCGCTGGCACTGCTGGCCGCCCCGAAGACCCGCCAGCGCCGGGCCGCCGCGCCGCCGCTGCGGGAGATGGGCGCCGACCCGTTGACCGAGAAGCCGCTGGTGATCAAGGATGGCCGCTTCGGGCCGTACGTCACCGACGGGGAGACGAACGCGTCGCTGCGGCGCGGGCAGACGCCGGAGGCGCTGACCCTGGAGGAGGCCTCCGAGATGCTCGCCGAGAAGCGGGCGAAGGGTCCGGCGCCGAAGAAGAAGGCGGCGGCCAAGAAGGCCACCCCCGCCAAGAAAACGGCAGCCAAAAAGGCCACCACCGCCAAGAAGGCCGCCCCCGCCAAGAAAACCACCCCCAAAAAAGCGTCCACCCCCACCGACTGA
- a CDS encoding DUF559 domain-containing protein: protein MGSGSTRPRASLRRALPGDDADELTWLLFRQEDVISLEQVLQHLSRKAVRHRVASGRWRQVHPAVFVTHNGPVGIAQLWWIAVLAAGPAAVLGGLTAAQAGGLRGFPDRVVHLLLPASCRRGPLPQGVLAHRTTHLPARDVLAVGQPPRTMAARSIVDAAQWAASDGQARAIVAAAFQQRLVGGDDVYQVLDQMPRVRRRRLILATATDAAGGAHSGGELDFLSLVRRSGLPEPTRQRIRRDATGRRRYLDAYFEEWRVHVEIDGGQHLDPAHAWADMRRQNDLWVDGDRVLRFPTWVLRAQPEEVVAQLRAALRAAGWAG from the coding sequence GTGGGGAGTGGTAGCACGAGGCCCCGGGCGTCGCTGCGGCGGGCGCTGCCGGGGGACGACGCGGACGAGCTGACCTGGTTGCTCTTCCGGCAGGAGGACGTGATCAGCCTTGAGCAGGTGCTCCAGCACCTGTCCCGCAAGGCGGTTCGGCACCGGGTAGCGAGCGGCCGGTGGCGACAGGTGCACCCCGCGGTCTTCGTCACGCACAACGGCCCCGTCGGGATCGCGCAGCTCTGGTGGATCGCCGTGCTCGCCGCCGGCCCGGCTGCGGTCCTCGGTGGGCTGACCGCCGCCCAAGCGGGTGGGCTGCGCGGGTTCCCCGACCGGGTGGTACATCTGCTGCTGCCGGCCTCCTGCCGCCGCGGTCCGCTGCCACAGGGCGTGCTGGCCCACAGGACCACCCACCTGCCGGCTCGGGACGTATTGGCCGTCGGGCAACCTCCGCGGACGATGGCGGCCCGCTCGATCGTCGATGCCGCCCAGTGGGCAGCCAGCGATGGGCAGGCTCGGGCGATCGTTGCGGCTGCCTTCCAACAGCGGCTGGTGGGTGGCGATGACGTGTATCAGGTTCTCGACCAGATGCCGCGAGTCCGGCGCCGCAGGCTGATCCTGGCTACCGCCACCGACGCGGCCGGTGGCGCACACTCGGGCGGTGAGCTCGACTTCCTGAGCCTGGTCCGTCGGTCAGGCCTGCCCGAACCCACCCGGCAGAGGATCCGACGGGATGCGACCGGACGCCGCCGTTACCTCGATGCCTATTTCGAGGAGTGGCGGGTGCACGTGGAGATCGATGGCGGGCAGCACCTGGATCCGGCCCATGCGTGGGCGGACATGCGGCGTCAGAACGATCTCTGGGTCGACGGCGATCGGGTCCTCCGTTTCCCCACCTGGGTCCTGCGTGCCCAGCCGGAAGAGGTCGTCGCCCAACTCCGCGCCGCGCTCCGCGCGGCCGGTTGGGCCGGCTGA